A genomic window from Gracilinanus agilis isolate LMUSP501 chromosome X, AgileGrace, whole genome shotgun sequence includes:
- the SLC38A5 gene encoding sodium-coupled neutral amino acid transporter 5, with the protein MELMMEEPRMNGLVPRGLPEPEQSQAELDGFLPQPPAGKKAAPFSDFEGKTSLGMSVFNLSNAIMGSGILGLAYAMANTGILLFLALLLCMALLSAYSIHLLLTCAGFIGIRAYEELGHRAFGTSGKVAAAGVICLHNIGAMSSYLYIIKSELPLVIGTLLDSEVTDSWFLNGNILIIIVSIGIILPLALMRHLGYLGYTSGLSLTFMVFFLASVIYKKFSIQCPLTSGNWTTEPHRGLNDSCEVRLITINSQTAYTIPILAFAFVCHPEVLPIYTELRRPSQHRMQTVANMSIGAMFLMYGLTATFGYLTFFGHVEAEMLHMYSQTDLLILCVRLAVLMAVTLTVPVVLFPIRRAIQRLLFPSKAFSWPRHGTIALGLLTFVNILVIFVPNIRDIFGVIGATSAPSLIFILPSIFYIRIIPRDRESLISRPKIQAAAFAALGIVIMAMSLGFIFTDWAVTGQSKGAGH; encoded by the exons ATGGAGCTCATGATGGAGGAGCCTAGGATGAATGGCCTGGTCCCCAGGGGGCTCCCGGAGCCCGAGCA ATCCCAGGCTGAGCTGGATGGCTTCCTGCCCCAGCCACCCGCAGGGAAGAAGGCCGCCCCGTTCTCCGAT TTTGAGGGGAAGACGTCTCTGGGCATGTCGGTGTTCAACCTCAGCAATGCCATCATGGGTAGCGGAATCCTAGGGCTGGCCTATGCCATGGCCAACACTGGCATCCTGCTTTTTTT AGCCCTTCTGTTGTGCATGGCCCTTCTCTCGGCCTACTCCATCCACCTCCTGCTCACGTGTGCCGGCTTTATCG GGATCCGGGCATACGAGGAGCTAGGCCACCGGGCCTTTGGGACATCTGGAAAAGTAGCTGCAGCTGGAGTCATCTGCCTGCATAACATTGGGG CCATGTCCAGTTATCTCTACATCATCAAGTCTGAGCTGCCCCTGGTCATTGGGACTTTGCTAGACTCCGAGGTCACCGA CTCCTGGTTCCTGAACGGTAACATTCTCATCATCATCGTGAGCATTGGCATTATTCTGCCCCTGGCCCTCATGAGACACCTGG GGTACCTGGGCTACACCAGTGGCCTCTCCCTCACCTTCATGGTCTTCTTCCTTGCCTCT GTGATCTATAAGAAATTCTCCATCCAATGCCCCCTGACCAGCGGGAACTGGACCACGGAGCCTCACAGGGGCCTCAATGATAGCTGTGAAGTCCGGCTCATCACCATCAACTCCCAG ACAGCTTACACCATCCCCATCCTGGCCTTTGCCTTCGTCTGCCACCCAGAAGTCCTGCCCATTTACACGGAGCTGCGCAG ACCATCCCAGCACCGGATGCAGACCGTGGCCAACATGTCCATCGGGGCGATGTTTCTTATGTATGGACTGACAGCAACATTTGGTTACCTCACCTTCTTTG GTCACGTGGAGGCAGAGATGCTCCACATGTACAGCCAGACAGACCTGCTGATCCTCTGTGTAAGGCTGGCCGTGCTCATGGCGGTCACACTCACAGTCCCTGTCGTCCTTTTTCCG ATCCGCCGAGCTATCCAGAGACTCCTGTTCCCCTCCAAAGCCTTCAGCTGGCCCCGGCATGGCACCATTGCCCTCGGGCTCCTCACCTTTGTCAACATCCTTGTCATCTTTGTGCCTAACATCCGGGATATCTTTGGAGTCATCG gaGCCACGTCAGCCCCCAGCCTCATCTTCATCCTTCCCAGCATTTTCTACATCCGAATCATCCCAAGAGACCGCGAGTCCTTGATTTCTCGACCCAAGATCCAG GCAGCCGCCTTCGCAGCTCTGGGCATTGTGATTATGGCCATGAGCCTGGGCTTCATCTTCACGGATTGGGCAGTCACAGGCCAGAGCAAGGGGGCAGGCCACTGA
- the WAS gene encoding wiskott-Aldrich syndrome protein has product MSRGTRGPGAPQQQQQHNVPSGLLQDHENQRLFGLLGRKCWTLATSVAQLYLALPSTGGRWQKEVSGAICFVKDNPRRSYFIRLYGLQEGRLLWEQEIYTQLVYSAPTPFFHTFPGDDCQAGLNFADEAEAQAFRALVEEKIQKRSQKQSAAGSLSIERRGGAPPLPLQPSGDLGVPASTVGSASLGLVAIDIQNPDITSSRYRGLPAPTPPPPDKKRSGKKKISKADIGAPSGFKHVSHVGWDPHSGFDVNNLDPDLRSLFSRAGISEAQLTDAETSKLIYDFIEDQGGLEAVREEMRRQGPVPPPPPPSRAGPPQRPPGSSLVGSRGGRSGPLPPVPSGAGGTSSGLPPVPRGPPPPPGRGGPPPPPPPTSHLGLPAPPQPLPPAPGSGPPPPPPPPPPPPPSTPSSAGAVAPRGRGALLEEIRQGIQLNKTPGAQEFPAPPPPSSEGLVGALMHVMQKRSKVIHSSDEEEDQGAEEDEDDEWED; this is encoded by the exons ATGAGTCGGGGGACTCGGGGACCTGGAGCGccacagcagcagcaacagcacaATGTGCCGTCGGGCCTTCTGCAGGATCACGAGAACCAAAGGCTGTTTGGTCTCTTGGGCCGAAAATGCTGG ACCCTGGCAACCTCAGTGGCCCAACTGTACCTGGCACTACCCAGCACTGGCGGGCGCTGGCAGAAGGAAGTGAGTGGAGCCATTTGCTTCGTGAAAGACAATCCTCGGCGTTCCTATTTCATCCGCCTCTATGGCCTCCAG GAAGGACGCCTCCTCTGGGAGCAGGAAATCTACACCCAGCTTGTCTACTCGGCCCCCACCCCATTCTTCCACACCTTCCCTGGTGAC GACTGCCAAGCCGGCCTGAACTTTGCCGATGAGGCTGAGGCCCAAGCCTTCCGAGCACTGGTAGAGGAGAAGATTCAGaaaagaagccagaaacagaGTGCTGCTG GATCTCTCAGCATAGAAAGACGAGGGGGCGCCCCACCCCTTCCTCTCCAGCCCAGTGGGGACCTCGGCG TCCCAGCCAGCACCGTGGGCTCtgcatctctgggcctggttgcCATAGACATCCAGAACCCAGACATTACATCCTCACGGTACCGTGGGCTCCCTGCACcgactccccctcccccagacaAGAAGCGCTCAGGGAAAAAGAAGATCAGCAAAGCTGACATCGGAGCCCCCAGCGGGTTCAA GCACGTCAGCCATGTCGGATGGGACCCTCACAGCGGATTCGAC GTGAATAACTTGGACCCTGACCTGCGCAGCCTCTTCTCCAGAGCCGGGATTAGTGAGGCCCAGCTGACAGACGCAGAGACTTCAAAGCTCATTTATGACTTCATTGAGGACCAGGGTGGCCTAGAGGCCGTCCGAGAGGAGATGAGGCGGCAAG GCCCTGTTCCTCCCCCTCCGCCGCCATCTCGCGCCGGACCCCCTCAGCGGCCCCCCGGCTCCTCTTTGGTCGGGAGTCGGGGAGGTCGGTCAGGGCCTCTCCCCCCAGTGCCTTCTGGGGCTGGTGGGACCTCTAGTGGACTTCCACCAGTTCCACGGGGACCCCCGCCTCCTCCTGGCCGTGGGGGTCCCCCacctccaccaccccccacctCCCACTTGGGGCTTCCAGCACCCCCACAGCCATTGCCACCAGCTCCTGGGTCAGggccacccccacctccaccacccccacctccacctccaccatCTACACCTTCATCTGCGGGGGCCGTGGCCCCCAGAGGCCGAGGGGCCCTGCTTGAAGAGATTCGACAGGGCATTCAGCTCAACAAG ACACCGGGGGCCCAGGAGTTCccagctcccccacccccaagctcTGAGGGGCTGGTGGGGGCCCTCATGCATGTCATGCAGAAGCGGAGCAAAGTTATCCACTCTTCAG ATGAAGAGGAGGACCAGGGTGCTGAGGAGGATGAGGATGACGAATGGGAAGATTAA